One part of the Arabidopsis thaliana chromosome 1 sequence genome encodes these proteins:
- a CDS encoding coiled-coil protein, putative (DUF572) (Family of unknown function (DUF572); CONTAINS InterPro DOMAIN/s: Protein of unknown function DUF572 (InterPro:IPR007590); BEST Arabidopsis thaliana protein match is: Family of unknown function (DUF572) (TAIR:AT1G25682.1); Has 183 Blast hits to 183 proteins in 74 species: Archae - 0; Bacteria - 0; Metazoa - 102; Fungi - 16; Plants - 54; Viruses - 0; Other Eukaryotes - 11 (source: NCBI BLink).) translates to MADNFNYPPDWTPNQSKENRRGNFGHKTDPQNCEYVITSGAQKKVEEYEAEDAETMELTAEQEKGKLADPFYRLEHQEVDLQKKKAAEPFLVRLQRVSDARHADGTQKTCSRRRGCFKEARLGEKSDFFERVKKILRLPQTLLGVIIEQEKNGAGRKEKENNRSISIKSTEGRIQSFSIV, encoded by the exons ATGGCAGATAACTTTAACTATCCCCCAGACTGGACTCCGAAtcaaagtaaagaaaataGGCGAGGGAATTTTGGTCATAAG ACAGATCCTCAGAACTGCGAGTATGTCATCACTAGTGGTGCCCAGAAGAAGGTTGAGGAATATGAAGCAGAAGATGCAGAAACCATGGAGCTCACTGCTGAGCAAG AGAAGGGAAAGCTTGCAGACCCCTTTTATCGTCTAGAGCACCAGGAAGTAGatttacagaagaagaaagcagcaGAACCGTTTTTGGTCCGCCTCCAGCGAGTTTCAGACGCAAGACATGCTGATG GGACACAGAAAACATGTAGCAGAAGAAGAGGCTGCTTCAAGGAAGCTAGGCTTGGGGAGAAGTCAGACTTCTTCgaaagagtgaagaagataTTAAGGCTGCCTCAAAC ATTACTCGGTGTCATCATCGAGCAAGAGAAGAATGGAGCTGGAaggaaagagaaggaaaataaCCGCAGCATCAGCATCAAATCTACTGAGGGGAGGATTCAAAGCTTCAGCATTGTCTAA
- a CDS encoding coiled-coil protein (DUF572) (Family of unknown function (DUF572); FUNCTIONS IN: molecular_function unknown; INVOLVED IN: biological_process unknown; LOCATED IN: cellular_component unknown; EXPRESSED IN: cotyledon; CONTAINS InterPro DOMAIN/s: Protein of unknown function DUF572 (InterPro:IPR007590); BEST Arabidopsis thaliana protein match is: Family of unknown function (DUF572) (TAIR:AT1G25988.1); Has 717 Blast hits to 715 proteins in 213 species: Archae - 0; Bacteria - 6; Metazoa - 235; Fungi - 232; Plants - 115; Viruses - 0; Other Eukaryotes - 129 (source: NCBI BLink).): MSTLSAARADNFYYPPEWTPDQGSLNKFQGQHPLRERAKKIGEGILVIRFEMPYNIWCGGCSSMIAKGVRFNAEKKQVGNYYSTKIWSFAMKSPCCKHEIVIQTDPQNCEYVITSGAQKKVEEYEAEDAETMELTAEQEKGKLADPFYRLEHQEVDLQKKKAAEPLLVRLQRVSDARHADDYSLNKALRAQLRRHRKRVAEEETASRKLGLGIRLLPKSEEDIKAASNVKFKSKFDKNRKDKRALIHASSIFPESSYSSSKKRMELEAKRRKISAASASSLLRGGFKASSLSTNPSASKPKVSSVSVRKL; the protein is encoded by the exons ATG tCGACTCTATCAGCTGCCAGGGCAGATAACTTTTACTATCCTCCAGAATGGACTCCGGATCAAGGTTCCTTGAACAAGTTTCAAGGACAGCATCCTCTCAGAGAGAGGGCAAAGAAAATTGGCGAGGGAATTTTGGTCATAAG gTTCGAGATGCCCTATAATATATGGTGTGGTGGCTGTAGTTCTATGATCGCCAAGGGTGTTCGATTTAATGCAGAAAAGAAGCAAGTTGGCAACTATTATTCTACAAAG ATATGGAGCTTTGCAATGAAATCACCATGCTGTAAACATGAGATAGTCATTCAGACAGATCCTCAGAACTGCGAGTATGTAATCACTAGTGGTGCCCAGAAGAAGGTTGAGGAATATGAAGCAGAAGATGCAGAAACCATGGAGCTCACTGCTGAGCAAG AGAAGGGAAAGCTTGCAGACCCCTTTTATCGTCTAGAGCACCAGGAAGTAGatttacagaagaagaaagcagcTGAACCGCTTTTGGTCCGTCTTCAGCGAGTCTCAGATGCAAGACATGCTGATGATTACTCCCTAAACAAAGCTCTACGTGCACAACTTAGG CGACACAGAAAACGTGTAGCAGAGGAAGAGACTGCTTCAAGGAAGCTAGGCTTGGGGATAAGACTGCTTCcaaagagtgaagaagataTTAAAGCTGCCTCAAACGTGAAATTCAAGAGCAAGTTTGATAAGAATCGAAAGGACAAACGAGCACTGATCCATGCATCTTCCATTTTTCCCGAGTCGTCTTACTCATCGAGCAAGAAAAGAATGGAGCTGGAAgcaaaaagaaggaaaataagCGCAGCATCCGCATCAAGCCTATTGAGAGGAGGATTCAAAGCTTCATCTTTATCTACAAACCCATCAGCAAGCAAGCCCAAGGTTTCATCAGTTTCTGTAAGGAAACTCTAG